The Flavobacteriales bacterium genome includes a region encoding these proteins:
- a CDS encoding sigma-70 family RNA polymerase sigma factor has product MQYWVLYILSIFAAMAVGGAENNSNYILTQWVNEHTDALFSYALKRINDVQVAEDLVQTTFLAAHQSFDKFQHKSSPKTWLFSILKNKILDYLRQVYRNKETFSEQDSTDWFDEKGHWKSEFAPQPWETDNLLDDLEFRKTFAFCIENLPERWKQSVMIKYLESEITIEEIGLSKANYWKMLERARTQLRDCLTKNWFERV; this is encoded by the coding sequence ATGCAATATTGGGTTCTATACATCCTTTCTATTTTCGCAGCCATGGCGGTTGGCGGTGCAGAAAACAACTCGAACTACATTTTGACTCAATGGGTTAATGAACACACAGATGCATTGTTTTCGTATGCTCTTAAACGTATAAATGATGTTCAGGTGGCTGAAGATTTAGTGCAAACAACCTTTTTGGCAGCCCATCAATCATTCGACAAATTTCAACACAAGAGTTCGCCTAAAACCTGGTTGTTTTCCATTTTAAAAAATAAAATTCTGGATTATTTACGTCAGGTTTATCGAAATAAGGAGACTTTCTCAGAACAAGATTCAACTGATTGGTTTGACGAAAAAGGACATTGGAAATCGGAGTTTGCCCCACAACCCTGGGAAACCGACAATCTATTGGATGATTTGGAATTTAGAAAAACCTTTGCCTTTTGCATCGAAAATTTGCCTGAACGCTGGAAACAATCTGTTATGATAAAATATTTAGAATCAGAAATAACCATTGAAGAAATTGGATTAAGCAAAGCCAACTATTGGAAAATGTTGGAACGTGCCAGAACGCAGCTTCGTGATTGTTTAACCAAAAATTGGTTTGAAAGAGTATAA
- the ald gene encoding alanine dehydrogenase, whose amino-acid sequence MIIGVPKEIKNNENRVALTPAGVAEFKKHGHTVYVQSTAGLGSGFSDEEYVKAGAQMLPTIEETYAIAEMIIKVKEPIESEYGLIKKNQLLFTYFHFASYEPLTHAMLKSGAVCLAYETVEKADRSLPLLVPMSEVAGRMSTQEGAKYLEKPMGGRGILLGGVPGVKPAEVLVLGGGIVGTQAAKMAAGLGAHVTMMDISLPRLRELDDIMPENVDTVYSNEYNIREAIRKADLIIGAVLIPGAKAPHLITRDMLKDMRPGTVLVDVAVDQGGCFETTKPTTHQDPTYVIDGVIHYCVANMPGAVPYTSTLALTNATLPYALQLANKGWKQACSDNNELKLGLNVVDGKVCYKGVSDAFGLDYYPVDGFLN is encoded by the coding sequence ATGATAATCGGAGTACCTAAAGAGATTAAAAACAACGAAAACCGAGTGGCATTAACCCCAGCAGGTGTGGCAGAATTTAAAAAGCACGGACACACTGTTTATGTGCAATCAACAGCTGGATTGGGCAGCGGTTTTTCGGATGAAGAATATGTAAAAGCCGGAGCACAAATGCTTCCAACTATTGAAGAAACCTACGCCATTGCAGAAATGATTATTAAGGTTAAAGAACCTATTGAGTCGGAGTATGGTTTGATTAAAAAGAATCAACTTTTATTTACCTATTTCCACTTTGCAAGCTATGAGCCATTAACACATGCCATGTTGAAAAGCGGTGCTGTTTGTTTGGCCTACGAAACGGTAGAAAAAGCCGATAGAAGTTTGCCTCTATTGGTTCCAATGAGCGAAGTAGCCGGAAGAATGAGTACTCAAGAAGGAGCAAAATATTTGGAAAAACCGATGGGCGGAAGAGGTATTTTGCTTGGTGGTGTACCCGGTGTTAAACCAGCCGAAGTATTGGTGCTTGGTGGCGGAATTGTTGGTACGCAAGCCGCAAAAATGGCTGCCGGATTAGGTGCTCATGTTACAATGATGGACATCTCTTTACCTCGATTGAGAGAGTTGGATGATATCATGCCCGAAAACGTAGATACTGTTTACAGCAACGAATACAACATCAGGGAAGCAATCAGAAAGGCTGATTTGATAATTGGTGCAGTATTAATTCCTGGAGCAAAAGCTCCTCACCTTATCACTCGCGATATGTTGAAAGATATGCGTCCGGGAACTGTTCTTGTTGACGTGGCCGTTGATCAAGGTGGATGTTTTGAAACCACCAAACCCACCACCCACCAAGACCCTACCTATGTAATTGACGGAGTAATACACTACTGTGTGGCTAACATGCCGGGTGCTGTGCCTTATACTTCAACATTGGCTTTGACTAATGCCACCTTGCCGTATGCTCTTCAATTGGCAAATAAAGGTTGGAAACAAGCATGCAGCGACAATAACGAATTGAAGTTAGGTCTAAACGTAGTTGACGGAAAGGTATGCTACAAAGGTGTTTCTGATGCCTTTGGTTTGGATTACTATCCTGTTGACGGGTTTTTGAACTAA
- a CDS encoding alpha/beta fold hydrolase, translating to MLDNWHNIAKKLSEKFTVYAVDVRNHGSSPHSNEMSYNLVANDLQEFMDDHNIQKAHFIGHSMGGKAVMKMADLHPAAIDKMILVDIAPKRYKPGHNELFDAMFGLDLENIETRTEADQKLSESIKDAGIRLFLLKNIERKKEGGFQWKMNLHALYHNYDSIIGEVQLAWPFSNPCLFIRGEKSNYILPSDESKILEKFPNAQFETVENAGHWVHADNSERFLKLVLKFL from the coding sequence ATGTTGGACAATTGGCACAATATTGCCAAAAAACTTTCTGAAAAATTTACCGTTTATGCCGTGGATGTTCGCAATCACGGTAGCTCCCCTCACTCTAATGAAATGTCTTACAACTTGGTTGCCAATGATTTGCAAGAATTTATGGACGACCATAACATCCAAAAGGCACATTTTATCGGTCATAGTATGGGCGGCAAGGCTGTTATGAAAATGGCCGATTTGCATCCTGCAGCCATTGATAAAATGATTTTGGTGGATATTGCCCCTAAACGTTATAAACCAGGGCATAATGAGTTGTTTGATGCCATGTTTGGTTTGGATTTGGAAAATATCGAAACTCGAACAGAAGCAGATCAAAAGTTGTCGGAATCAATTAAAGATGCGGGAATTCGCTTATTTCTTTTAAAAAATATAGAACGGAAAAAAGAAGGCGGATTTCAATGGAAAATGAATCTACATGCTCTTTACCATAATTATGATTCAATTATTGGAGAGGTGCAATTGGCTTGGCCATTTTCCAATCCTTGTTTATTTATTAGGGGCGAAAAGTCCAATTACATCTTACCATCTGATGAATCAAAAATTTTGGAGAAGTTTCCAAATGCACAGTTTGAAACCGTGGAAAATGCAGGACATTGGGTGCATGCGGATAATTCGGAGAGGTTTTTAAAATTGGTGTTAAAATTTTTGTAG
- a CDS encoding insulinase family protein, with protein sequence MRKLLSIILIAMGLNMALAQQAQTNTDANGNSYTTYTNDPSNSRWYKLENGLTVILAQNKTKPRIQTLIATKAGSSSDPSDHTGLAHYLEHMLFKGTDKFGSLDYAQESIYLKQIDDLYEAYNHTTDEAKRKEIYRAIDSVSGLASKYAIANEYDKMLQSIGANGTNAFTSFEETVYVNDIPANQVETWLTIEAERFRNPILRLFHTELEAVYEEKNIGMDNEGRQVYEKLFEASFPNHNYGRQTTIGTIEHLKNPSLVEIRKYFHTYYVPNNMAIIMAGDLDYESTFELIKKNFAYMQNKAVPTKNFDDETALATKKIIEVVGPESESLTMGYRVPDALSNEATLVQLVDLILANSKTGLIDVNMVKAQKCLEAYCSPMLLKERGLHYFSGEPNEGQTLEELEQLFYDQIAKIKSGDFDMELIKSIVLNEKVSNISRFDSYQGTAYSLLDGFIVGNWQEELAKLDKMLTYSKEDIINFAKKYYVDGHVVVYKRQGDKPESVKIEKPEINKVEVNRGKNSDFAAAVLATKPNPIQPQILDYKEEIIFSNVRKTPIWKVKNGDEQLFSLYYVLDLGSRHDQKLALAVQYLELLGTSKYTTDEISSEFYKLACNYGVSAGAEQSYVYLNGLASSYNEALALFEHLLADVQPDQAKLDQFVDQVLKSRADAKTSKYSIMSKLRSYAMYGEKNPANNLLSESQLKSIKAEELTSYIRNLTKYPHKIWYSGPLSTKALVKSLKKNHPKVKTPLQTPNPVQYVMQEPTNPVVYFAHYDMVQAEINWIKKSNLVNPNDAADISVFNEYFGGGMGSIVFQEIRESKALAYSCYGYYVSASKLGENNYMMSYVGTQADKLKESIEAMTDLLTTIPLDSQTFNNSKNALQQGLQTGRQLKMGIIFAYDRGLKLGIEEDNRAQLAQRLETISLNDLAEFHKNRVGGNYILVVLGSDEKLDMEYLKSLGTVKILSLEELFGY encoded by the coding sequence ATGAGAAAACTCTTATCAATCATCCTAATTGCCATGGGTTTGAACATGGCTCTTGCACAACAGGCTCAAACCAACACCGATGCAAACGGAAACTCCTACACCACTTACACCAACGACCCAAGCAATAGCCGATGGTATAAGTTGGAGAATGGCCTGACTGTAATTTTGGCACAGAATAAAACCAAGCCTCGCATTCAAACATTAATTGCCACCAAAGCCGGAAGCAGCAGCGACCCCTCTGATCACACCGGATTGGCTCATTACTTAGAGCACATGCTGTTTAAAGGAACAGACAAATTTGGTTCGCTTGATTATGCTCAAGAATCTATTTATCTTAAACAAATTGATGATTTGTATGAAGCCTATAATCATACCACCGATGAGGCAAAACGAAAAGAAATTTATCGAGCCATTGATTCGGTTTCTGGATTAGCATCGAAATATGCTATTGCCAACGAATATGACAAAATGCTGCAAAGCATTGGAGCCAATGGCACCAACGCTTTTACCAGTTTTGAAGAAACAGTTTATGTTAATGATATTCCGGCTAATCAGGTTGAAACTTGGCTAACAATTGAGGCAGAACGATTCAGAAACCCCATTTTGCGATTGTTTCATACTGAGTTAGAGGCAGTATATGAGGAGAAAAATATTGGCATGGACAATGAAGGACGACAAGTTTACGAGAAACTGTTTGAAGCATCATTTCCAAATCACAACTATGGCCGACAAACCACCATTGGCACCATAGAGCATCTTAAAAATCCGAGTTTGGTAGAGATACGAAAATATTTTCACACCTATTATGTCCCAAATAACATGGCCATAATCATGGCCGGAGATTTAGACTATGAAAGCACTTTCGAATTGATTAAAAAGAATTTTGCCTACATGCAAAACAAGGCTGTTCCAACTAAGAATTTTGATGATGAGACAGCTCTTGCAACAAAAAAAATAATAGAAGTTGTTGGGCCCGAGTCGGAGTCGCTAACCATGGGCTACCGCGTGCCAGACGCACTGAGCAATGAAGCCACGTTGGTGCAGTTGGTAGATTTGATATTGGCCAATTCCAAAACCGGTTTGATAGATGTAAACATGGTTAAGGCTCAGAAGTGTTTGGAAGCATATTGCAGCCCAATGTTATTAAAAGAACGTGGTTTACATTATTTTTCGGGCGAACCGAATGAAGGACAAACATTGGAAGAGCTTGAGCAACTTTTTTATGATCAAATTGCCAAAATAAAATCGGGCGATTTTGATATGGAATTGATAAAAAGCATTGTGTTAAATGAAAAAGTGAGCAACATTTCTCGTTTTGATTCATATCAAGGCACGGCCTACAGTTTGTTGGATGGTTTTATCGTTGGCAATTGGCAAGAAGAACTTGCCAAACTCGATAAAATGCTGACTTACAGCAAAGAAGACATTATAAACTTTGCAAAAAAATATTATGTAGATGGTCATGTTGTTGTTTATAAAAGACAAGGCGACAAACCTGAATCTGTAAAAATTGAAAAACCTGAAATAAATAAGGTGGAAGTAAACCGAGGAAAAAATTCGGACTTTGCCGCTGCTGTTTTAGCGACAAAACCAAATCCTATTCAACCTCAAATACTTGATTATAAGGAAGAAATCATTTTTTCTAATGTTAGAAAAACGCCCATTTGGAAAGTAAAGAACGGCGATGAGCAATTGTTTAGCCTCTATTATGTGTTGGATTTGGGTTCGCGTCACGACCAAAAATTGGCCTTGGCTGTTCAATACCTCGAACTTTTAGGTACAAGTAAATACACAACGGATGAAATTTCTTCTGAGTTTTACAAATTGGCTTGCAATTACGGGGTATCGGCAGGTGCGGAGCAGAGCTATGTTTATTTAAACGGTTTGGCTTCGAGCTACAACGAAGCCCTTGCTCTTTTTGAGCATTTGTTGGCCGATGTGCAGCCGGATCAAGCCAAATTAGATCAGTTCGTAGATCAAGTTTTAAAATCGAGAGCTGATGCCAAAACCAGCAAATATTCAATCATGTCAAAACTGCGTTCGTATGCTATGTATGGCGAAAAAAATCCGGCAAACAACCTGCTTTCTGAATCACAATTGAAATCTATAAAAGCAGAGGAATTGACAAGTTATATCCGAAACTTGACCAAATACCCGCATAAAATTTGGTATAGTGGCCCATTATCAACCAAAGCATTAGTTAAATCATTGAAAAAGAATCACCCAAAAGTTAAAACACCACTTCAAACACCCAATCCGGTTCAGTATGTAATGCAAGAGCCAACAAATCCAGTTGTCTATTTTGCCCACTACGACATGGTGCAAGCCGAAATTAATTGGATTAAAAAATCGAATTTGGTAAACCCCAATGATGCAGCAGATATTTCTGTGTTCAATGAATATTTTGGTGGCGGCATGGGTAGTATCGTTTTCCAAGAGATTAGAGAATCTAAGGCTTTGGCCTATTCATGCTATGGCTATTATGTTTCTGCCTCAAAACTTGGCGAAAATAATTATATGATGAGTTATGTGGGAACACAGGCAGACAAACTAAAAGAAAGTATTGAGGCAATGACCGACTTGCTAACCACCATACCACTTGATAGCCAGACTTTTAACAACAGCAAAAATGCATTGCAACAAGGTTTGCAAACTGGCCGACAATTGAAAATGGGAATTATTTTTGCCTATGACCGAGGTTTGAAATTGGGGATTGAGGAAGATAATCGTGCCCAACTTGCTCAGCGTTTAGAGACTATTTCGCTCAATGATTTGGCAGAGTTCCATAAGAACCGTGTGGGCGGCAACTATATTCTCGTTGTTTTGGGCTCTGATGAAAAACTGGATATGGAATACCTAAAATCGCTTGGTACAGTGAAGATTCTTTCACTGGAAGAATTGTTTGGGTATTGA